The Humulus lupulus chromosome 3, drHumLupu1.1, whole genome shotgun sequence genome window below encodes:
- the LOC133825872 gene encoding uncharacterized mitochondrial protein AtMg00810-like, which produces MTETVIIFVLIYVDDIIVTGNNVAELNDFIVRLNKHFSLKDLGALHYFLGIEAYRDETGLYLTQTKYIAEILDRYDMLNVKPCPTPMITGKTLSKTDGTMLSNPTMYRSAIGALQYLCHTRPDIAFAVNKLSQFLQTPTTSHWSGVKRVLRYLKGTLHYGLHISYCERLNLVGYSDADWGCCPDDRRSIAGYCVYLGDSLVSWSSKKQAVVSRSSTESEYRALAHVASEITWIKSLLKEFQFKLLERPVTWCDNISASALASNPVYHARTEHIEIDVHFVRDKVLKKELEIRYIPTSDQIADCLTKSITQSRFQVLVDKLGVKISPHRLRGGVKNLNG; this is translated from the coding sequence ATGACTGAGACAGTCATTATTTTTGTGCTAATCTATGTGGACGACATAATAGTTACTGGTAATAATGTGGCTGAGTTGAATGACTTTATTGTCAGGCTGAACAAACATTTCTCTCTTAAAGACTTAGGAGCACTTCATTATTTCTTGGGCATAGAGGCTTACAGAGATGAAACAGGGCTATACCTCACGCAGACTAAATATATTGCTGAGATTTTGGACAGATATGACATGTTGAATGTGAAACCGTGCCCAACTCCTATGATAACTGGAAAAACGCTGTCAAAAACTGATGGAACAATGCTCTCAAATCCCACAATGTACCGCAGTGCAATAGGAGCCTTACAATATTTGTGCCATACTCGGCCAGACATTGCATTTGCAGTAAATAAATTGAGCCAGTTTCTGCAGACTCCAACAACAAGTCACTGGAGTGGAGTTAAAAGAGTCTTGCGATATCTAAAAGGTACATTGCATTATGGACTACATATAAGTTACTGTGAAAGACTAAACTTAGTGGGATATTCTGATGCGGATTGGGGATGTTGTCCCGATGATAGGAGGTCAATTGCTGGTTATTGTGTTTATTTAGGTGATTCACTTGTGTCGTGGTCATCCAAGAAGCAAGCCGTTGTTTCCAGATCGAGTACTGAATCTGAATATAGAGCACTAGCACATGTAGCCTCGGAAATAACATGGATTAAGTCCTTATTGAAGGAGTTTCAGTTCAAGCTGCTCGAAAGACCTGTTACTTGGTGTGATAATATTAGTGCTAGTGCACTAGCCTCCAATCCAGTATACCATGCAAGGACCGAGCATATTGAGATTGATGTTCATTTCGTTAGGGACAAAGTGCTGAAAAAGGAACTTGAAATCAGATACATCCCAACTTCAGATCAGATTGCAGACTGTTTAACAAAGAGTATTACTCAATCAAGGTTTCAGGTTCTTGTTGACAAACTTGGTGTGAAGATCTCACCCCATCGTTTGAGGGGTGGTGTTAAGAACCTGAATGGTTAA
- the LOC133824869 gene encoding uncharacterized protein LOC133824869, whose product PKSHCPGCKTLMNKGLTYVSPPATQVGSSSSSSSFGADQSGGFVRGVVTYMITDDLDVKPMSTISSIALLNSFNVKEICSLQEKTVSVGINEGLNLLKASLHTKSVLTHVFLEKREPIPI is encoded by the exons CCCAAGAGCCATTGCCCTGGTTGTAAAACTTTGATGAATAAGGGATTGACTTACGTGTCACCCCCTGCTACCCAGGTGGGgtcctcatcatcatcatcatcatttgggGCTGACCAGTCAGGTGGTTTCGTCAGAGGTGTGGTTACTTATATGATAACGGACGACTTGGATGTGAAGCCTATGTCTACTATCTCCAGCATAGCTTTACTTAATTCCTTCAATGTTAAGGAGATTTGTTCTCTTCAGGAGAAGACTGTTTCAGTTGGTATTAATGAG GGATTGAATTTGTTGAAGGCGTCTCTGCATACTAAATCAGTTCTTACCCATGTGTTCTTGGAGAAGAGGGAACCCATCCCAATTTAA